A region of Paractinoplanes abujensis DNA encodes the following proteins:
- a CDS encoding FtsX-like permease family protein, producing the protein MASGDRLAVAALVGGVRQRAWTALTLCAFLVLAAAAAAGPMFAEASDNAAFEVRREQIPATARQNDAAVVRLSANVGPDSLDQQKVIEDLRTVDGLTEPDLTGGSIGAELAKPRFWGSTVSAHGRTERGRLFAVGSPAEELVAVGKAVGDNGVWLPQPMAEELGARPGDEIVLAVVVGNRGEPKRATATVSGVYAVDRGGRLPADPRGSTKWALRTGDTPGDTEYRTLPAYLLVGNVATVERLAKSVDDQILWAVEAALKPGVTLSEAERTAAQIDYKRRYYATVRPSDGDDPLALNFASGIGRIVATAQATTGTVRQRTRPVEWAAIGVGLASVLAVALLSARRRERELRHTAAVGMSPISVGGLWLLENLLPAAAGAGLGWLVAWQLVERLGPPGTIGESLEPAAVTAAGAAGAGVLLVAVVGAAAAARRVRPAPPAMAKRPIPWGPILIIVALVAAAGLSQADGVRGVDLLVPLLVLVAAGVFAGWLPTLLRGGGKIPSAPSRVVVWLARRRLESGGTERRLAVLVVTAGLGMLLFALSALHSTELSADDRIAVAAGAEAVAKVNGSWELDDQAPTAPPEIPNRVAPKGLVPGVRVPPLPPDSTAVWRTDVTTPLDDGQRDLLVIDPARFRDVALWGNGPDLAAARAAVAALAAQPADVDGMPRAIVVADPSTADVPLVRVTLGFNAENLMIAERVNAFPGMRGRPMYVVAADPMFALLGVDDPRLVPRTELGSPMFVIQTYLWSSAGEPGLLAVTEPKGVQPERVDTAAQLREDGAYVATSRARGYQLAIAGYLALLAILTLCIYAQRTAVLRRPSDLMLSRIGLGRARVRRARTVEFVLLAVLSFAFAVAGVAALIPLGGRLLDDQPGLLPAFSFQLTPTGLAITAGAAAVATVLAVLMTAARSPGLEEEAYRDN; encoded by the coding sequence ATGGCGTCCGGGGATCGGCTGGCCGTTGCGGCGCTGGTGGGTGGGGTGCGGCAGCGGGCCTGGACGGCGTTGACGCTGTGCGCGTTTCTCGTGCTGGCGGCGGCCGCGGCGGCCGGGCCGATGTTTGCCGAGGCGTCCGACAACGCGGCTTTCGAGGTGCGGCGCGAGCAGATTCCGGCCACGGCCCGGCAGAACGACGCGGCTGTCGTGCGGCTGTCGGCGAACGTGGGGCCGGACAGCCTCGACCAGCAGAAGGTCATCGAGGATCTGCGCACTGTGGACGGCCTGACCGAGCCCGACCTGACGGGCGGGTCGATCGGGGCCGAGCTGGCCAAGCCGAGGTTCTGGGGTTCTACGGTCAGTGCGCACGGCAGGACCGAGCGCGGGCGGCTGTTCGCCGTGGGTAGTCCGGCCGAGGAGCTCGTCGCGGTCGGTAAGGCGGTTGGCGACAACGGTGTGTGGCTGCCGCAGCCCATGGCCGAGGAGTTGGGTGCGCGGCCGGGTGACGAGATCGTGCTGGCTGTGGTGGTCGGCAACCGTGGGGAGCCGAAACGGGCGACGGCGACCGTCAGCGGTGTCTACGCGGTCGACCGGGGCGGGCGGTTGCCGGCCGATCCGCGGGGTAGCACGAAGTGGGCCTTGCGCACCGGCGACACTCCCGGCGACACCGAATACCGCACTCTGCCGGCGTACCTGCTGGTCGGCAACGTGGCGACTGTCGAGCGCCTGGCCAAGTCCGTGGACGATCAGATCTTGTGGGCGGTCGAGGCCGCGCTGAAGCCGGGGGTCACGCTCAGCGAGGCCGAGCGCACCGCCGCGCAGATCGACTACAAGCGGCGCTATTACGCGACCGTGCGGCCGTCCGACGGCGACGATCCGCTGGCCCTCAACTTCGCCAGTGGGATCGGCCGGATCGTCGCGACCGCGCAGGCCACGACCGGGACGGTGCGGCAGCGCACCCGGCCCGTGGAGTGGGCGGCGATCGGCGTCGGGCTGGCCTCGGTGCTGGCCGTGGCGTTGTTGTCGGCGCGCCGCCGCGAGCGGGAGCTGCGCCACACCGCCGCCGTCGGCATGTCGCCGATCTCCGTGGGTGGCCTCTGGCTGCTCGAGAACCTGCTGCCCGCGGCGGCCGGGGCGGGGCTGGGCTGGCTCGTCGCCTGGCAGCTGGTCGAGCGGTTGGGGCCGCCGGGCACGATCGGCGAGTCGCTGGAACCGGCGGCGGTGACCGCGGCGGGCGCGGCCGGGGCCGGGGTGCTTCTGGTGGCGGTCGTGGGTGCGGCCGCGGCGGCCCGGCGGGTGCGGCCGGCTCCGCCCGCCATGGCGAAGCGCCCCATCCCGTGGGGTCCGATCCTGATCATTGTGGCGCTGGTCGCCGCGGCGGGGCTGTCCCAGGCCGACGGCGTACGCGGGGTCGATCTGCTCGTTCCGCTGCTGGTGCTCGTCGCGGCCGGGGTGTTCGCCGGCTGGCTGCCCACCCTGCTCCGCGGCGGCGGCAAGATCCCGTCCGCGCCCTCGCGGGTGGTCGTGTGGCTGGCCCGCCGGCGGCTCGAGTCGGGCGGCACCGAGCGGCGGCTGGCCGTTCTGGTGGTGACCGCCGGGCTGGGCATGTTGCTCTTCGCGCTGTCCGCCCTGCACTCCACGGAGTTGTCGGCCGACGACCGGATCGCCGTGGCCGCCGGGGCCGAGGCGGTCGCCAAGGTGAACGGGTCGTGGGAGCTGGACGACCAGGCGCCGACCGCACCTCCGGAGATCCCGAACCGGGTGGCGCCGAAAGGGCTGGTCCCCGGCGTACGGGTGCCGCCTCTGCCGCCGGACAGCACGGCGGTGTGGCGTACGGACGTCACCACGCCACTCGACGACGGCCAGCGCGACCTGCTGGTCATCGACCCCGCGCGCTTCCGGGACGTCGCCTTGTGGGGCAACGGACCCGATCTGGCCGCGGCCCGCGCCGCCGTGGCCGCGCTGGCCGCCCAGCCCGCCGACGTGGACGGCATGCCCCGCGCGATCGTCGTGGCCGATCCCTCGACCGCTGACGTCCCCCTCGTACGGGTGACGCTGGGTTTCAACGCCGAGAACCTGATGATTGCGGAGCGGGTGAACGCCTTCCCCGGCATGCGCGGGCGGCCGATGTACGTGGTGGCCGCCGACCCGATGTTCGCCCTGCTCGGCGTGGACGACCCCCGGCTGGTGCCGCGCACCGAGCTCGGCTCGCCCATGTTCGTGATCCAGACCTACCTGTGGAGTTCGGCCGGTGAGCCCGGCCTCCTGGCCGTCACCGAGCCCAAGGGCGTGCAGCCGGAACGCGTCGACACCGCGGCCCAGCTGCGCGAGGACGGCGCCTACGTCGCCACGAGCCGGGCCCGGGGCTATCAGCTCGCCATCGCCGGTTACCTGGCGTTGCTGGCGATCCTGACGCTGTGCATCTACGCCCAGCGCACCGCCGTGCTGCGCCGCCCGTCCGACCTGATGCTGTCCCGGATCGGGCTGGGCCGCGCCCGGGTGCGCCGCGCCCGTACGGTGGAATTCGTCCTGCTGGCCGTGCTCTCCTTCGCCTTCGCCGTGGCCGGCGTGGCCGCGCTGATCCCCTTGGGCGGACGGCTGCTCGACGACCAGCCCGGTTTGCTGCCCGCGTTCTCGTTCCAGCTCACCCCGACCGGCCTCGCCATCACCGCGGGGGCTGCGGCCGTCGCCACGGTGCTGGCAGTCTTGATGACAGCGGCCCGTTCGCCCGGTCTCGAGGAGGAGGCCTACCGTGACAACTGA
- a CDS encoding ATP-binding cassette domain-containing protein produces MTTDLLVGRELLQLYAARTGPTQALRGVDVSVVSGRVSAITGPSGSGKSTLLAVLALRERPAGGELRHRGRLVSSLSRRDLQRLRRREIGWVAQRPTHSLFPQLDARGQITQIAQLRRVKVDVDAALAEVSLTSRATAHPGIMSGGEQQRLAVAAAGVGPPSLLIADEPTAELDDESAALVLRLLRARAAAGSAVVIATHDARAIAASDTVLRLRHGVLSGEHSAGEDRTVAIDGLGRLQLPEEALPLFPDGRAVVTVVDDHVELRPPA; encoded by the coding sequence GTGACAACTGACCTGCTCGTGGGGCGCGAATTACTTCAGCTGTACGCCGCCCGGACCGGCCCCACCCAGGCCCTGCGCGGCGTCGACGTGTCGGTGGTGTCCGGCCGGGTCAGCGCCATCACCGGCCCGTCCGGCAGCGGCAAGTCCACGCTGCTGGCCGTGCTGGCCCTGCGCGAACGGCCCGCCGGCGGCGAGTTGCGCCATCGTGGCCGCCTGGTCTCCTCGCTGTCCCGCCGAGACCTGCAGAGGTTGCGCCGCCGCGAAATAGGCTGGGTCGCCCAACGCCCCACGCACAGCCTGTTCCCCCAGCTGGACGCGCGCGGTCAGATCACTCAGATCGCCCAGCTGCGCCGGGTCAAGGTCGACGTCGACGCCGCCCTGGCCGAGGTCTCGCTGACGTCCCGGGCCACCGCCCACCCCGGCATCATGTCCGGCGGCGAACAACAACGGCTGGCCGTGGCCGCGGCCGGCGTGGGCCCGCCGTCGCTGCTGATCGCCGACGAACCCACCGCCGAACTGGACGACGAGTCGGCGGCCCTGGTCCTGCGCCTGCTGCGCGCCCGGGCCGCCGCGGGCAGCGCGGTCGTCATCGCCACGCACGACGCCCGCGCGATCGCCGCCTCCGACACGGTCCTGCGCCTGCGCCACGGCGTCCTCTCCGGCGAACACAGCGCCGGAGAGGACCGCACGGTCGCCATCGACGGCCTGGGCCGGCTGCAGCTCCCCGAGGAGGCTCTTCCGCTGTTCCCCGACGGCCGGGCCGTGGTCACGGTCGTCGACGATCACGTCGAATTGCGCCCACCGGCATGA
- a CDS encoding cell division protein CrgA, with product MTGHEDEVIAAYAAGEAVGSIARRLGLTADDVRGVVVRETGTAPSGRSSLTLVIGILLLVLGFFVLCLGAAWLTFYSLSEQRYPVESWGRGNFAVGLGALAAGLVPITAGAILLHLTRRDDP from the coding sequence ATGACGGGCCACGAGGACGAAGTCATCGCGGCTTATGCCGCCGGCGAAGCCGTCGGGTCCATCGCCCGCCGCCTGGGCCTCACCGCGGACGACGTGCGCGGTGTAGTCGTGCGGGAAACGGGAACCGCCCCCAGCGGCCGCTCCTCGCTCACCCTCGTCATCGGGATTCTCCTGCTGGTGCTGGGCTTCTTCGTGCTGTGCCTGGGAGCGGCCTGGCTTACCTTCTACTCCCTGTCGGAGCAGCGCTATCCGGTGGAGTCGTGGGGACGCGGCAATTTCGCCGTCGGCCTCGGCGCTCTGGCGGCCGGGCTGGTGCCGATCACGGCCGGCGCTATCCTGCTCCACCTGACCCGCCGCGACGATCCCTAG
- a CDS encoding chitinase, translated as MDRATPVAVRPDYDPLADPLADPDWQEPEQPRARLSWTRLGLLVLILGLLGAGGTLGVIHLRNTAGPTAKSWAVPYVDVTLTPTFQFQDPTANPANDVALGFVVADPKNACSPSWGGAYTLDGAGNLLELDRRIAQLRQAGGDITLSLGGLNNSELAVACTDEERLTAAYRDLVKRYDVKTLDLDIEGTAVADQASLQRRVTAVAAVQKERAAAGKPLAVWLTLPVAPSGLTEDGVGVVRGMLEGGVALRGVNVMTMDFNSGEARPDMLALSTSALNGTHKQLSDLYLPLGQKLTSPQVWSRIGATPMIGQNDVDAERFTLDDAAGLARFAVDNGLGRVSMWSINRDAPCRGTFANVVVHSNTCSGVDQDALAFSKVFAGLPGKAAGSDNYDSVEIPNRAATVDDPKTSPYPIWRMTAMYAGGYKVVWKGVVYEAKWANSGQDPAAAPPAGTQSAWSVIGPVSPVEKAPRPVPVVTGVTDPWTAGPIYRRGDRVLFGGLPYEARWTTKDEAPSMEFPVDADDPWKPLFTIPGEPRTN; from the coding sequence ATGGACCGCGCCACACCCGTAGCCGTGCGGCCCGATTACGACCCGCTCGCGGACCCCCTGGCCGACCCGGACTGGCAGGAACCGGAGCAGCCGCGGGCCCGGCTGTCGTGGACGCGTCTGGGCCTGCTGGTGCTCATCCTCGGCCTGCTCGGGGCGGGCGGCACCCTCGGAGTGATCCACCTGCGCAACACCGCGGGCCCGACCGCGAAGTCGTGGGCCGTGCCGTACGTCGACGTCACGCTGACCCCGACGTTCCAGTTCCAGGACCCCACCGCCAACCCGGCCAACGACGTCGCGCTGGGCTTCGTGGTGGCCGACCCCAAGAACGCCTGCAGCCCCAGCTGGGGCGGCGCCTACACGCTGGACGGGGCGGGCAACCTGCTCGAACTCGACCGGCGCATCGCGCAGCTACGGCAGGCCGGCGGCGACATCACGCTCAGCCTGGGCGGGCTGAACAACTCCGAGCTGGCCGTCGCCTGCACGGACGAGGAGCGGCTCACCGCCGCGTACCGGGACCTGGTCAAGCGGTACGACGTGAAGACGCTCGACCTCGACATCGAGGGCACAGCCGTGGCCGACCAGGCCTCCCTGCAGCGCCGGGTGACCGCGGTGGCCGCCGTGCAGAAGGAACGCGCGGCCGCCGGCAAGCCGCTCGCCGTGTGGCTGACGCTGCCCGTCGCGCCGAGCGGGCTGACCGAGGACGGCGTCGGTGTGGTGCGCGGCATGCTCGAGGGCGGCGTCGCACTGCGCGGCGTGAACGTCATGACGATGGATTTCAACAGCGGCGAAGCCCGGCCGGACATGCTCGCGCTGAGCACCAGCGCGCTCAACGGCACCCACAAACAGCTGTCCGACCTCTACCTGCCCCTCGGCCAGAAACTGACGTCGCCGCAGGTGTGGTCGCGGATCGGGGCCACCCCGATGATCGGCCAGAACGACGTCGACGCCGAACGCTTCACCCTGGACGACGCCGCTGGTCTGGCCCGCTTCGCCGTCGACAACGGCCTGGGCCGGGTCTCCATGTGGTCGATCAACCGCGACGCCCCCTGCCGCGGCACGTTCGCCAACGTCGTCGTCCACTCCAACACGTGCAGCGGCGTCGACCAGGACGCGCTGGCCTTCTCCAAGGTCTTCGCCGGTCTGCCCGGCAAGGCCGCGGGCAGCGACAACTACGACTCGGTGGAGATCCCCAACCGGGCCGCCACCGTCGACGACCCCAAGACCAGCCCGTACCCGATCTGGCGGATGACGGCCATGTACGCGGGCGGCTACAAGGTCGTCTGGAAGGGCGTCGTCTACGAGGCCAAGTGGGCCAACTCGGGCCAGGACCCGGCGGCCGCCCCGCCCGCGGGCACCCAGAGCGCGTGGTCGGTGATCGGCCCGGTCAGCCCGGTCGAGAAGGCCCCCCGCCCCGTCCCGGTGGTGACCGGCGTAACCGACCCGTGGACAGCCGGCCCGATCTACCGCCGCGGCGACCGTGTCCTGTTCGGCGGTCTCCCGTACGAGGCCAGATGGACCACGAAGGACGAGGCTCCGTCGATGGAATTCCCCGTGGACGCGGACGACCCGTGGAAGCCGCTCTTCACCATCCCCGGCGAGCCCCGGACCAACTAG
- a CDS encoding EAL domain-containing protein, with protein MVTITVWACYITYTIIQQFIAGHAYSVRLAIEAIVYMLVVTGLAASATAYLITRIGYFYRARGHQRAPRVMLDEFIGGGKMPSVHVLVPSYQEDERTNRTTLLSAALQEYPGLRVTLLIDDPRAPRTRAARDMLLAARALPGQIEGELKVPFYRVSNAFAYFDEQVRIRGGYLVMIEDMHRLADEYRYASDWLYDLGARQEIVDHTDSFFVEHIVNPLAAELGQIAGALNKGADEQVALPIARMNQFYKRLLAIFDVQVTSFERKKYVSLSHEPNKAMNLNSYIGLMGGAYQEVSTPLGTALVTAGPNRADLVVPNPDYVLTLDADSVLLPEYALRLVHLLEQGAFAHHAVAQTPYSAYPGSATRIERISGATTDIQYIVHQGMTHYGATFWVGANAVLRKKALDEICETSYEGDWEIKRYIQDRTVIEDTESTIDLGVRGWLLHNYPERLAYSATPPDFGSLCIQRQRWANGGLLILSRLKDQFRAKSKREDKNRFGEYFLRVNYMASIFWSSVCLVVMLAYPFNNELLNPILLLISVPYFFMMAADLKQLGYKRSDMLRIYGFNLILLPVNLSGSIASLLQLLTGEKSAFKRTPKVRNRTTAATSYLILPLALIALCVYTIYVDIEHQLWNNMVFAVLNLTLSLYAMIAFVGPGNTVVDLFTHLRNWLVRPVAPKRTRKRRTKKKAAAPPVPTAGAGDWAQVLHYRHETGSNAGHTTVRLQRSQTGDWKAASSSASQAHAFEEFSFFTVFQPVYNMINGHVVGYEALTRFADGSNPREALASAAQRGVHIALDAALIQAAIASSAALPNGTWLSVNATADLLRHPHELAQLLAGSRRPLVLETGDAEAAEVARLGGGVRLAVDDLGAGYETLSLVEHVRPAFLKLGLNSITGIETSGARQAAIRALVQFADQHGCTVIAEGIETAAQRDALVACGVPFGQGFYLGKPVPVERVLTGVGGW; from the coding sequence GTGGTGACGATCACGGTCTGGGCGTGCTACATCACATACACGATCATTCAGCAGTTCATCGCGGGTCACGCCTATTCGGTGCGGCTGGCGATCGAGGCGATCGTGTACATGTTGGTGGTCACCGGACTGGCCGCTTCGGCCACCGCGTACCTCATTACGCGAATCGGTTATTTCTATCGCGCCCGCGGTCATCAAAGGGCGCCGCGCGTCATGCTCGACGAGTTCATCGGCGGCGGGAAAATGCCGTCCGTACACGTCCTGGTGCCGTCCTATCAGGAGGATGAGCGCACCAACCGCACGACATTGCTGTCGGCGGCGCTGCAGGAATACCCGGGTCTGCGGGTGACGCTGCTGATCGACGACCCGCGCGCGCCCAGAACGCGGGCCGCACGGGACATGCTGCTGGCCGCCCGCGCGCTGCCCGGCCAGATCGAGGGCGAACTGAAGGTCCCGTTCTATCGGGTCTCGAACGCTTTCGCGTATTTCGACGAGCAGGTGCGCATCCGCGGCGGCTACCTGGTGATGATCGAGGACATGCACCGGCTGGCCGACGAATACCGGTACGCCTCCGACTGGCTGTACGACCTGGGCGCCCGGCAGGAGATCGTCGACCACACCGACTCGTTCTTCGTCGAGCACATCGTCAACCCGCTCGCGGCCGAACTGGGCCAGATCGCGGGCGCGCTCAACAAAGGCGCCGACGAGCAGGTCGCGCTACCGATCGCGCGGATGAACCAGTTCTACAAGCGGCTGCTGGCGATCTTCGACGTGCAGGTGACCAGCTTCGAGCGCAAGAAGTACGTGTCGCTGTCGCACGAGCCCAACAAGGCGATGAACCTGAACAGCTACATCGGGCTCATGGGCGGCGCCTACCAGGAGGTCAGCACGCCGCTGGGCACCGCGCTGGTGACGGCCGGCCCCAACCGCGCGGACCTGGTCGTGCCGAACCCGGACTACGTGCTCACACTCGACGCGGACAGTGTGCTGCTGCCCGAATACGCGCTTCGCCTGGTGCACCTGCTCGAACAGGGCGCGTTCGCGCATCACGCGGTCGCGCAGACGCCGTATTCGGCCTATCCGGGCTCGGCCACGCGCATCGAGCGCATTTCGGGCGCCACCACCGACATCCAATACATCGTGCACCAGGGCATGACGCATTACGGCGCCACGTTCTGGGTCGGCGCGAACGCCGTGCTGCGCAAGAAAGCCCTCGACGAGATCTGCGAGACCTCGTACGAGGGTGACTGGGAGATCAAGCGGTACATCCAGGACCGTACGGTCATCGAGGACACCGAATCGACGATCGACCTCGGCGTGCGGGGCTGGCTGCTGCACAATTACCCCGAACGGCTGGCCTACAGCGCCACGCCGCCCGACTTCGGTTCGCTCTGCATTCAGCGGCAGCGCTGGGCCAACGGCGGACTGCTCATCCTGTCCCGCCTGAAGGACCAGTTCCGGGCGAAGTCGAAACGCGAGGACAAGAACCGCTTCGGCGAGTACTTCCTGCGCGTCAACTACATGGCCTCCATCTTCTGGAGCTCCGTGTGCCTGGTCGTGATGCTGGCCTACCCGTTCAACAACGAACTGCTCAACCCGATTCTGCTGCTCATCTCGGTGCCGTACTTCTTCATGATGGCGGCCGACCTGAAACAGCTCGGCTACAAGCGTTCCGACATGTTGCGCATCTACGGCTTCAACCTGATTCTGCTGCCGGTCAACCTGTCGGGCAGCATCGCCTCGCTGCTGCAGTTGCTCACCGGCGAGAAAAGCGCGTTCAAACGTACGCCGAAAGTCCGCAACCGTACGACGGCGGCGACCAGCTACCTGATCCTCCCGCTGGCGCTGATCGCGCTGTGCGTCTACACCATCTACGTCGACATCGAGCACCAGCTGTGGAACAACATGGTGTTCGCGGTGCTCAACCTGACCCTTTCCCTGTACGCGATGATCGCGTTCGTCGGTCCGGGCAACACGGTGGTCGACCTCTTCACCCACCTGCGCAACTGGCTGGTGCGCCCGGTGGCGCCCAAACGGACCCGCAAACGGCGTACCAAGAAGAAGGCGGCCGCGCCCCCCGTCCCGACCGCCGGGGCCGGAGACTGGGCCCAGGTGCTCCACTACCGGCACGAGACCGGATCGAATGCCGGCCACACCACCGTGCGGTTGCAGCGCAGCCAGACCGGGGACTGGAAGGCCGCCTCGTCATCGGCCTCGCAGGCGCACGCGTTCGAGGAGTTCAGCTTCTTCACGGTCTTCCAGCCGGTCTACAACATGATCAACGGCCATGTCGTCGGTTACGAGGCGCTGACCCGCTTCGCCGACGGCAGCAACCCGCGCGAGGCCCTCGCGTCCGCCGCCCAGCGCGGCGTGCACATCGCGCTCGACGCCGCCCTCATCCAGGCCGCCATCGCATCGTCGGCGGCCCTGCCCAACGGCACATGGCTGTCGGTCAACGCGACCGCCGACCTGTTGCGCCACCCGCACGAACTCGCGCAACTGCTCGCCGGGTCCCGCCGCCCGCTGGTGCTGGAGACCGGCGACGCGGAGGCGGCCGAGGTGGCCCGGCTGGGCGGCGGCGTCCGGCTGGCCGTCGACGACCTGGGCGCCGGCTACGAGACGCTGTCGCTGGTCGAACACGTACGCCCGGCGTTCCTCAAACTGGGCCTGAACTCGATCACCGGCATCGAGACCTCGGGCGCCCGCCAGGCTGCGATCCGCGCGCTCGTCCAGTTCGCCGACCAGCACGGCTGCACGGTGATCGCCGAAGGCATCGAAACAGCAGCCCAACGCGACGCCCTGGTGGCCTGCGGCGTCCCGTTCGGCCAGGGCTTCTACCTGGGCAAACCGGTCCCGGTAGAAAGAGTCCTGACCGGCGTGGGCGGCTGGTAA